A DNA window from Pogona vitticeps strain Pit_001003342236 chromosome 2, PviZW2.1, whole genome shotgun sequence contains the following coding sequences:
- the LOC140704276 gene encoding uncharacterized protein LOC140704276 isoform X2 — MEGKAPFEGEEKQLRKASKKGEDNSDEDDAQKKEGKLHTVSPERMEDENEKCSDAEESQRQNQDQADPRKDISHQHLRCILQSSESGQNSALRKSPVKCPRCHKEGKWCRCLEHRKRSRSSPEDTRFHTGQKHIKAFRSQKCSSVSSAPEVSQPQNSEEKPYKCKECGKSFSASSGLRRHQRVHTGEKPYKCHECGKGFGQTSDLRVHLRIHKGEKPYKCDECGRSFTQFVTLTAHQRIHSGETPYICKVCGGKFTCLSSLTRHQYLHSGAKPYQCNECGKKFIRKGNLSVHQRTHTGEKPYKCDECGKKFSQKGNLIVHQRIHSGEKPYTCKECGKCFSDASNLKVHQHSHSGEKPYKCDECGKKFSQKGHLIVHQRIHSGEKPYTCKECGKCFSGASNLKVHQRSHSGEKPYQCGECGKSFSKKENLIIHQRNHSGEKPYTCKECGKCFSGASNLKVHQRSHSGEKPYKCGECGKKFSQKGNLIVHQRIHSGEKPYTCKECGKQFRYLADFTIHQRSHSAAQPYRGEDCGKSFTATSDSTDHQKVHVGEKKPYKCEECGESFCQSKDLGQHKQIHSSENSYPCRDCGENFRCRAQRIRHRQMHREGKL; from the exons atgGAAGGAAAGGCTCCTTTTGAGGGTGAAGAGAAGCAGCTGcggaaagcaagcaaaaaaggAGAAGACAACAGCGATGAAG atgatgcacaaaagaaggaaggaaaactccACACAGTATCACCGGAAAGAATGGAAGATGAAAATGAGAAGTGTTCTGATGCAGAAGAATCCCAGAGGCAGAACCAGGACCAGGCAGACCCGAGGAAAGACATATCTCATCAACATCTAAGATGTATCCTTCAAAGCTCagagtctggacaaaacagtgcTCTGAGGAAAAGCCCTGTGAAATGTCCAAGATGccacaaagaggggaaatggTGTCGATGCTTGGAACATAGAAAGAGATCCAGATCGAGCCCAGAAGATACGAGATTTCACACAGGACAGAAACATATCAAAGCCTTCAGGTCTCAAAAATGCTCCAGTGTTAGCTCTGCCCCTGAAGTATCTCAACCACAAAACTCtgaagagaaaccatataaatgcaaggaatgtgggaagagcttcagtgccAGTTCAGGACTTAGGAGGCATCAAAGggtacacacaggagagaagccctacaaatgtcatgaatgtggaaagggctttggGCAGACTTCAGATCTTAGAGTACACTTGCGAATTCataaaggagagaaaccctataaatgtgatGAATGTGGAAGGAGTTTCACCCAATTCGTAACACTCACAGcacatcaacgaattcactcaggAGAAACCCCCTACATTTGCAAAGTTTGTGGGGGGAAATTCACGTGTCTTTCAAGTTTAACTAGACATCAGTACTTGCATTCAGGGGCGAAACCCTATCAGTGCAACgaatgtgggaaaaagttcaTCCGGAAAGGAAACCTTTCAGtacatcaacgaactcacactggagaaaaaccctATAAGTGTGATGAATGTGGGAAGAAGTTCAGCCAGAAAGGAAATCTTAtagtacatcaacgaattcactcgggagaaaaaccctatacatgcaaagaatgtggaaaatgtttcagcgATGCCTCAAATTTAAAAGTACATCAGCACtctcattcaggggagaaaccctataagtgtGATGAATGTGGGAAGAAGTTCAGCCAGAAAGGACATCTTAtagtacatcaacgaattcactcaggagaaaaaccctatacatgcaaagaatgtggaaaatgtttcagcgGCGCCTCAAATTTAAAAGTACATCAGCGCtctcattcaggggagaaaccgtatcaGTGTGGTGAATGTGGGAAAAGTTTCAGCAAGAAAGAAAATCTTATAATACATCAACGAAATcactcaggagaaaaaccctatacatgcaaagaatgtggaaaatgtttcagcgGCGCCTCAAATTTAAAAGTACATCAGCGCtctcattcaggggagaaaccctataagtgtGGTGAATGTGGGAAGAAGTTCAGCCAGAAAGGAAATCTTAtagtacatcaacgaattcactcaggagaaaaaccctatacctgcaaagaatgtggaaaacAGTTCAGATATCTTGCTGATTTTACAATACATCAGCGCTCACATTCAGCAGCGCAGCCCTATCGCGGTGAagactgtgggaaaagcttcacagCTACGTCAGACTCTACAGATCATCAAAAAGTTCACGTTGGGGagaagaaaccatataaatgtgaaGAGTGTGGGGAGAGCTTCTGCCAGAGCAAGGACCTTGGACAGCACAAAcaaattcattccagtgaaaatTCCTATCCATGCCGAGATTGTGGAGAAAACTTCCGTTGCAGAGCCCAGCGCATCAGACACCGGCAGATGCACAGAGAGGGGAAACTTTGA
- the LOC140704276 gene encoding uncharacterized protein LOC140704276 isoform X1 produces MEGKAPFEGEEKQLRKASKKGEDNSDEADDAQKKEGKLHTVSPERMEDENEKCSDAEESQRQNQDQADPRKDISHQHLRCILQSSESGQNSALRKSPVKCPRCHKEGKWCRCLEHRKRSRSSPEDTRFHTGQKHIKAFRSQKCSSVSSAPEVSQPQNSEEKPYKCKECGKSFSASSGLRRHQRVHTGEKPYKCHECGKGFGQTSDLRVHLRIHKGEKPYKCDECGRSFTQFVTLTAHQRIHSGETPYICKVCGGKFTCLSSLTRHQYLHSGAKPYQCNECGKKFIRKGNLSVHQRTHTGEKPYKCDECGKKFSQKGNLIVHQRIHSGEKPYTCKECGKCFSDASNLKVHQHSHSGEKPYKCDECGKKFSQKGHLIVHQRIHSGEKPYTCKECGKCFSGASNLKVHQRSHSGEKPYQCGECGKSFSKKENLIIHQRNHSGEKPYTCKECGKCFSGASNLKVHQRSHSGEKPYKCGECGKKFSQKGNLIVHQRIHSGEKPYTCKECGKQFRYLADFTIHQRSHSAAQPYRGEDCGKSFTATSDSTDHQKVHVGEKKPYKCEECGESFCQSKDLGQHKQIHSSENSYPCRDCGENFRCRAQRIRHRQMHREGKL; encoded by the exons atgGAAGGAAAGGCTCCTTTTGAGGGTGAAGAGAAGCAGCTGcggaaagcaagcaaaaaaggAGAAGACAACAGCGATGAAG cagatgatgcacaaaagaaggaaggaaaactccACACAGTATCACCGGAAAGAATGGAAGATGAAAATGAGAAGTGTTCTGATGCAGAAGAATCCCAGAGGCAGAACCAGGACCAGGCAGACCCGAGGAAAGACATATCTCATCAACATCTAAGATGTATCCTTCAAAGCTCagagtctggacaaaacagtgcTCTGAGGAAAAGCCCTGTGAAATGTCCAAGATGccacaaagaggggaaatggTGTCGATGCTTGGAACATAGAAAGAGATCCAGATCGAGCCCAGAAGATACGAGATTTCACACAGGACAGAAACATATCAAAGCCTTCAGGTCTCAAAAATGCTCCAGTGTTAGCTCTGCCCCTGAAGTATCTCAACCACAAAACTCtgaagagaaaccatataaatgcaaggaatgtgggaagagcttcagtgccAGTTCAGGACTTAGGAGGCATCAAAGggtacacacaggagagaagccctacaaatgtcatgaatgtggaaagggctttggGCAGACTTCAGATCTTAGAGTACACTTGCGAATTCataaaggagagaaaccctataaatgtgatGAATGTGGAAGGAGTTTCACCCAATTCGTAACACTCACAGcacatcaacgaattcactcaggAGAAACCCCCTACATTTGCAAAGTTTGTGGGGGGAAATTCACGTGTCTTTCAAGTTTAACTAGACATCAGTACTTGCATTCAGGGGCGAAACCCTATCAGTGCAACgaatgtgggaaaaagttcaTCCGGAAAGGAAACCTTTCAGtacatcaacgaactcacactggagaaaaaccctATAAGTGTGATGAATGTGGGAAGAAGTTCAGCCAGAAAGGAAATCTTAtagtacatcaacgaattcactcgggagaaaaaccctatacatgcaaagaatgtggaaaatgtttcagcgATGCCTCAAATTTAAAAGTACATCAGCACtctcattcaggggagaaaccctataagtgtGATGAATGTGGGAAGAAGTTCAGCCAGAAAGGACATCTTAtagtacatcaacgaattcactcaggagaaaaaccctatacatgcaaagaatgtggaaaatgtttcagcgGCGCCTCAAATTTAAAAGTACATCAGCGCtctcattcaggggagaaaccgtatcaGTGTGGTGAATGTGGGAAAAGTTTCAGCAAGAAAGAAAATCTTATAATACATCAACGAAATcactcaggagaaaaaccctatacatgcaaagaatgtggaaaatgtttcagcgGCGCCTCAAATTTAAAAGTACATCAGCGCtctcattcaggggagaaaccctataagtgtGGTGAATGTGGGAAGAAGTTCAGCCAGAAAGGAAATCTTAtagtacatcaacgaattcactcaggagaaaaaccctatacctgcaaagaatgtggaaaacAGTTCAGATATCTTGCTGATTTTACAATACATCAGCGCTCACATTCAGCAGCGCAGCCCTATCGCGGTGAagactgtgggaaaagcttcacagCTACGTCAGACTCTACAGATCATCAAAAAGTTCACGTTGGGGagaagaaaccatataaatgtgaaGAGTGTGGGGAGAGCTTCTGCCAGAGCAAGGACCTTGGACAGCACAAAcaaattcattccagtgaaaatTCCTATCCATGCCGAGATTGTGGAGAAAACTTCCGTTGCAGAGCCCAGCGCATCAGACACCGGCAGATGCACAGAGAGGGGAAACTTTGA
- the LOC140704276 gene encoding uncharacterized protein LOC140704276 isoform X3, whose product MEDENEKCSDAEESQRQNQDQADPRKDISHQHLRCILQSSESGQNSALRKSPVKCPRCHKEGKWCRCLEHRKRSRSSPEDTRFHTGQKHIKAFRSQKCSSVSSAPEVSQPQNSEEKPYKCKECGKSFSASSGLRRHQRVHTGEKPYKCHECGKGFGQTSDLRVHLRIHKGEKPYKCDECGRSFTQFVTLTAHQRIHSGETPYICKVCGGKFTCLSSLTRHQYLHSGAKPYQCNECGKKFIRKGNLSVHQRTHTGEKPYKCDECGKKFSQKGNLIVHQRIHSGEKPYTCKECGKCFSDASNLKVHQHSHSGEKPYKCDECGKKFSQKGHLIVHQRIHSGEKPYTCKECGKCFSGASNLKVHQRSHSGEKPYQCGECGKSFSKKENLIIHQRNHSGEKPYTCKECGKCFSGASNLKVHQRSHSGEKPYKCGECGKKFSQKGNLIVHQRIHSGEKPYTCKECGKQFRYLADFTIHQRSHSAAQPYRGEDCGKSFTATSDSTDHQKVHVGEKKPYKCEECGESFCQSKDLGQHKQIHSSENSYPCRDCGENFRCRAQRIRHRQMHREGKL is encoded by the coding sequence ATGGAAGATGAAAATGAGAAGTGTTCTGATGCAGAAGAATCCCAGAGGCAGAACCAGGACCAGGCAGACCCGAGGAAAGACATATCTCATCAACATCTAAGATGTATCCTTCAAAGCTCagagtctggacaaaacagtgcTCTGAGGAAAAGCCCTGTGAAATGTCCAAGATGccacaaagaggggaaatggTGTCGATGCTTGGAACATAGAAAGAGATCCAGATCGAGCCCAGAAGATACGAGATTTCACACAGGACAGAAACATATCAAAGCCTTCAGGTCTCAAAAATGCTCCAGTGTTAGCTCTGCCCCTGAAGTATCTCAACCACAAAACTCtgaagagaaaccatataaatgcaaggaatgtgggaagagcttcagtgccAGTTCAGGACTTAGGAGGCATCAAAGggtacacacaggagagaagccctacaaatgtcatgaatgtggaaagggctttggGCAGACTTCAGATCTTAGAGTACACTTGCGAATTCataaaggagagaaaccctataaatgtgatGAATGTGGAAGGAGTTTCACCCAATTCGTAACACTCACAGcacatcaacgaattcactcaggAGAAACCCCCTACATTTGCAAAGTTTGTGGGGGGAAATTCACGTGTCTTTCAAGTTTAACTAGACATCAGTACTTGCATTCAGGGGCGAAACCCTATCAGTGCAACgaatgtgggaaaaagttcaTCCGGAAAGGAAACCTTTCAGtacatcaacgaactcacactggagaaaaaccctATAAGTGTGATGAATGTGGGAAGAAGTTCAGCCAGAAAGGAAATCTTAtagtacatcaacgaattcactcgggagaaaaaccctatacatgcaaagaatgtggaaaatgtttcagcgATGCCTCAAATTTAAAAGTACATCAGCACtctcattcaggggagaaaccctataagtgtGATGAATGTGGGAAGAAGTTCAGCCAGAAAGGACATCTTAtagtacatcaacgaattcactcaggagaaaaaccctatacatgcaaagaatgtggaaaatgtttcagcgGCGCCTCAAATTTAAAAGTACATCAGCGCtctcattcaggggagaaaccgtatcaGTGTGGTGAATGTGGGAAAAGTTTCAGCAAGAAAGAAAATCTTATAATACATCAACGAAATcactcaggagaaaaaccctatacatgcaaagaatgtggaaaatgtttcagcgGCGCCTCAAATTTAAAAGTACATCAGCGCtctcattcaggggagaaaccctataagtgtGGTGAATGTGGGAAGAAGTTCAGCCAGAAAGGAAATCTTAtagtacatcaacgaattcactcaggagaaaaaccctatacctgcaaagaatgtggaaaacAGTTCAGATATCTTGCTGATTTTACAATACATCAGCGCTCACATTCAGCAGCGCAGCCCTATCGCGGTGAagactgtgggaaaagcttcacagCTACGTCAGACTCTACAGATCATCAAAAAGTTCACGTTGGGGagaagaaaccatataaatgtgaaGAGTGTGGGGAGAGCTTCTGCCAGAGCAAGGACCTTGGACAGCACAAAcaaattcattccagtgaaaatTCCTATCCATGCCGAGATTGTGGAGAAAACTTCCGTTGCAGAGCCCAGCGCATCAGACACCGGCAGATGCACAGAGAGGGGAAACTTTGA